A window from Thunnus albacares chromosome 19, fThuAlb1.1, whole genome shotgun sequence encodes these proteins:
- the hsd17b8 gene encoding estradiol 17-beta-dehydrogenase 8 translates to MATTRLISRLTLVTGGGSGIGRAVCQRFASEGASVVVADISEESANETLGNLPSDLRGQGHMAAAVDVSSKESIKKLVTSIQAHYFQPPSVCVNAAGITQDDFLLNMEEDQFDKVIQVNLKGSFLVTQAVAQALVACGAPKGSIITVGSIVGKVGNIGQVNYAASKAGVEGLTRTAAKELSRFGIRCNCVLPGFISTPMTDKVPEKVISKMKSLVPLGRMGEPAEVADVCAFLASDDSRYITGASIEVTGGLFIG, encoded by the exons GAGGGGGCAGTGGGATCGGACGGGCGGTATGCCAGCGTTTTGCCTCCGAGGGCGCCTCTGTGGTGGTCGCTGACATTAGTGAGGAGTCGGCCAATGAAACTCTGGGAAACCTACCGAGTGACCTCAGAGGCCAGGGTCACATGGCGGCCGCGGTCGACGTGTCATCAAAAGAGAGTATAAAGAAGCTGGTTACAAGTATACAG GCTCATTACTTCCAGCCtccctcagtgtgtgtgaacGCAGCAGGCATCACCCAGGATGACTTCCTGCTCAACATGGAGGAGGATCAGTTTGACAAAGTCATCCAGGTCAACCTGAAG GGTTCCTTCTTGGTCACTCAGGCTGTTGCTCAGGCTCTGGTGGCCTGTGGAGCACCCAAAGGATCCATCATTACTGTGGGAAGCATCGTGGGCAAG GTTGGAAACATCGGACAGGTAAATTACGCTGCCTCTAAAGCTGGAGTGGAGGGTTTAACCAGGACGGCTGCCAAAGAGCTCAGCAG GTTTGGGATTCGGTGTAACTGTGTGCTGCCAGGTTTTATATCGACTCCGATGACGGATAAAGTACCAGAGAAGGTTATAAGCAAG atgaaGTCCTTAGTGCCTCTGGGGAGGATGGGTGAGCCTGCAG AGGTCGCTGATGTCTGTGCCTTTCTAGCTTCAGATGACTCTCGATACATCACAGGAGCCAGCATAGAGGTTacag